The following are from one region of the Alicyclobacillus fastidiosus genome:
- the flgL gene encoding flagellar hook-associated protein FlgL: MRVTQGMLSSQVLFDIQNNYQQLSNLQNESATGKKINTPSDDPIGVQAVMQYQNETAFDAQYQQNATNAQAQLNYTSTTMTEAQSVLSNARDLAVEGSNSTETTSDMQAIAAEVGQLYNQMVTIGNTQYNGQYIFNGQDTAQAPYPTQAENITPDKATGSLDPSQVSTNTGQVLVNLGNGVTLPVSASGNDFFGQAGSSSNAFSLLGQLYSALNSGDTSKVGDLISGIDSALDTMNQVQANVGSLTDRAQLMGTRMSNLSTNLTQQLSNVQDADMATVLTQLSSAMAVQQASLEVGAQALPQSLLSYLK; encoded by the coding sequence ATGCGTGTAACTCAGGGAATGCTGAGTAGCCAAGTATTATTCGATATACAAAATAACTACCAACAATTGAGCAACCTTCAGAATGAATCAGCAACGGGCAAGAAAATCAACACGCCATCAGATGATCCCATCGGCGTCCAGGCTGTCATGCAGTATCAAAATGAGACGGCTTTCGATGCGCAATATCAACAGAACGCCACAAACGCACAGGCCCAACTAAACTATACAAGTACAACCATGACCGAGGCCCAAAGTGTACTAAGCAACGCCCGCGATCTCGCCGTAGAGGGCTCCAATTCAACGGAAACGACGAGTGATATGCAAGCGATAGCTGCTGAAGTCGGCCAGTTATACAACCAGATGGTGACCATCGGCAATACGCAATATAACGGGCAGTACATCTTTAACGGGCAAGACACTGCACAAGCACCTTATCCAACACAAGCGGAAAATATCACCCCGGATAAGGCGACAGGCTCACTCGACCCGTCACAGGTGAGCACGAATACCGGGCAAGTGCTTGTCAACTTGGGGAACGGTGTCACGCTTCCCGTTAGTGCTTCAGGAAACGACTTCTTCGGACAAGCGGGTTCTTCGTCAAATGCTTTCTCACTCCTTGGTCAATTGTACTCCGCTCTAAATAGCGGTGATACATCTAAGGTTGGTGACTTAATTTCCGGGATTGACTCCGCATTGGACACGATGAATCAGGTTCAGGCAAACGTGGGCTCTCTGACAGATAGGGCTCAACTCATGGGAACTCGAATGTCTAATCTTTCGACAAATTTGACACAACAACTTTCGAACGTTCAAGACGCGGATATGGCAACTGTTCTAACTCAACTAAGTTCGGCGATGGCAGTGCAGCAAGCAAGTCTCGAAGTTGGCGCGCAAGCTCTGCCGCAGTCACTTCTTAGCTACTTAAAATAA
- a CDS encoding flagellin has protein sequence MSMTIGHNLGAMNALSALNSNSNALNSALQQLSTGKRINSAADDASGYAISQKMQGQINGLNQASSNAQDGISMIQTASGALSQTTSILQQMRQLAVQASNSTATNADRADLQTEFNQLASQINNISNTTQFNTQNLLSGNGQENLSTTGLVTAGTLGAGTAGVAASTTQASDEEKITGAAAAGDTFTATINGQQLQVTFAANNSSYNDDAITSSSGNAATINLPSGSETANNTASDIANALTTMISQNSTLKGQYTAVADSSGNVTIQAVKGGQFDGAAGSIAVAAAGTGIAMSNVATGTKAGANNAATQASNTVADFSSITTAAETSALVGKGFTINGQEIQFYNADNGPYTGTGIGVNLSDAIAAPGSLAVANAIVSQVGSQLNGVTLSNSSGALVATAIQGGTSGNSISFSDGGSQQDFEATFQIGANSGQTMSVNIGDASAKSLGITSSAGTAGYSSTDNVNNGTNSTNVEAALDITTTSNADSAINTIDNAIQTVTTEQSNLGAVQNRLTSTISNLSSTSQNLTTAESGITDTDMASEMATFTQDNVLQQAAVSMLAQANQQPQLVLKLLG, from the coding sequence ATGTCAATGACGATCGGTCATAACCTTGGCGCGATGAACGCATTGTCCGCATTGAACAGTAACTCCAATGCACTCAATAGCGCACTTCAACAATTGTCGACTGGTAAGCGCATCAACAGTGCTGCTGACGATGCATCTGGATATGCTATCTCTCAAAAGATGCAGGGTCAAATCAATGGTTTGAACCAAGCGTCTTCGAATGCTCAAGACGGAATTTCGATGATTCAAACAGCATCTGGTGCATTAAGCCAAACGACGAGCATTCTTCAACAAATGCGTCAATTGGCTGTGCAGGCTTCGAACAGCACGGCAACGAATGCAGACCGTGCTGATTTGCAAACTGAATTTAATCAACTCGCAAGCCAGATTAACAATATTTCGAACACTACCCAATTCAATACTCAAAACTTACTTAGTGGTAATGGGCAAGAGAATCTCAGTACAACAGGGCTAGTTACTGCGGGAACTCTAGGTGCTGGTACTGCCGGCGTCGCAGCATCCACGACACAGGCCTCTGATGAAGAAAAAATTACAGGTGCTGCGGCTGCTGGGGATACATTTACGGCTACAATCAATGGCCAACAGTTGCAAGTGACATTTGCAGCAAACAATTCTAGCTACAACGATGATGCTATCACGTCTTCGAGCGGAAACGCTGCGACGATTAATCTCCCATCAGGTAGCGAAACAGCAAATAACACGGCGTCTGATATCGCAAATGCTTTAACGACAATGATCAGCCAGAATTCGACGTTAAAGGGACAATACACTGCTGTTGCTGACAGCTCTGGCAACGTAACCATCCAAGCGGTAAAGGGTGGGCAATTTGATGGTGCGGCTGGTTCTATTGCAGTGGCTGCAGCGGGTACTGGCATTGCTATGTCTAATGTAGCCACTGGGACTAAAGCGGGCGCCAACAATGCTGCTACTCAGGCGTCCAACACAGTAGCTGATTTCAGTTCGATTACAACAGCTGCGGAAACATCGGCGTTAGTTGGGAAGGGTTTCACAATCAATGGACAAGAAATCCAATTCTACAACGCTGATAACGGTCCTTACACGGGGACAGGTATTGGAGTTAACTTGAGTGACGCAATTGCAGCGCCTGGCTCTTTGGCGGTCGCTAACGCAATTGTGAGCCAAGTTGGTTCGCAATTAAATGGTGTTACTCTTTCAAATAGTTCTGGGGCACTGGTGGCAACCGCTATTCAGGGAGGAACTAGTGGTAATAGCATTTCTTTCTCCGACGGTGGTTCGCAACAGGATTTTGAAGCTACGTTCCAAATTGGTGCAAATTCCGGGCAGACTATGTCAGTAAATATCGGCGATGCAAGTGCAAAGAGTCTTGGAATTACGAGTTCTGCGGGGACAGCGGGGTATAGTAGTACAGACAATGTAAACAATGGCACGAATAGTACCAATGTTGAAGCGGCACTTGATATTACAACGACGTCCAATGCAGACTCTGCGATCAACACTATTGACAACGCTATCCAAACCGTCACCACCGAACAATCAAACCTCGGTGCTGTTCAAAACCGTTTAACCAGCACCATCAGCAACTTGTCGTCAACGTCCCAAAACCTGACGACGGCTGAATCTGGTATCACTGATACTGACATGGCGTCTGAAATGGCTACGTTCACGCAAGACAACGTACTCCAACAGGCTGCGGTTTCGATGTTGGCACAAGCAAACCAACAGCCGCAATTGGTCCTCAAACTCTTGGGCTGA
- the fliD gene encoding flagellar filament capping protein FliD: MTYIGSLSGGTSSSSSSSSSSSMFDPTGGISGLASGIDTDSIVQGLMQAADEPLIQLLQQRQITQWKQESYQRVDNTLADLQSNLSSLQLQSTFLQTTTSSSNSSMVSATSNTLSPSGSYTVNTYQLASGATVSSTSTLSTNSNYANETLAQIDTNFGSSTSASFTLNGQTFTVNPQTDTINSVLQQINSNPAAGVSGFYDANGGKVVLQTTSTGTGATIQVSNDTSGIFSNVFGLAQTNPQATQSQSAQPLTIAANYTSSANGDMLAEAGTVDINGAKFSFNTSESFTQIASLITAQSAQTGVSATYDSTNHQLNLIGATTASQTLNFSSMPTAGDVLNIDGTNFTFYDSSQGGQPASTGYSIDISSQGSDSTTSAIAATVASDINNDATLSANLSATVTSGNQLVLNATSTGSTGNFTTNYTPSNATVTIGSQTLGTAGSSGTPTTQTVTFSSVPTAGDEMTVAGQTIEFYNSSTGTAPTGNGITAIDVNNQTTSGIATAVANALSGGATGSANSNVLTITATSNGPQSLDTTYSFANAPVTGTGATDVQNTELFSGISVTDPGANLSASTSAQYSTQLGTITSTALPASVQLSKDAYYSINGYSTSSQSNQAQYNNITFNLLGVTGSSSSATVSVSTNTNAIVTAITNFVQQYNETLQYMQGQYNTQRNYDYAPLTQAQASQMTDTQVTQWNQQAQAGMLQNDQLVGSVMSNLKNVISSIVPGQPTVTVNGQQTTLDSLSSIGISPIDVMNGVSSGATAPGVTTSGYNTYGLLQINTAQLQAAVAADPSAVMNLFTNTGTGIAKQLYSTTSSSITQIQQQAGTGDTYDPTSAAALASSTTGSSGTSSTSSLLNYTLIDPTANLTTLFSLDSMNTSSLGTQISTMDSQATALNTQLQALQQRYQTEYANMETAIENVNSQSSYIVSMMGGSSSS, encoded by the coding sequence GTGACGTACATTGGCAGTTTGTCTGGTGGCACCTCGTCATCGAGTAGCAGCAGTTCATCATCGAGTATGTTCGATCCAACGGGTGGCATCTCTGGTCTTGCATCTGGTATCGATACGGACAGCATTGTACAAGGGTTGATGCAAGCTGCAGATGAGCCGTTAATACAACTTTTGCAACAACGCCAAATTACTCAGTGGAAGCAAGAGAGTTATCAACGAGTCGATAATACATTGGCCGACCTGCAGAGTAATTTGTCGTCGTTACAACTACAGTCAACTTTTCTCCAGACTACGACGTCGTCGAGTAACAGTTCGATGGTCTCTGCGACGTCGAACACTTTGTCGCCTTCAGGATCGTACACCGTCAATACGTATCAATTGGCTTCTGGTGCCACGGTGTCGTCGACCTCTACCTTGTCAACGAATAGTAACTATGCGAACGAAACCTTGGCGCAAATTGATACGAACTTTGGAAGCTCAACAAGCGCTAGTTTTACGTTGAACGGCCAAACGTTTACTGTAAACCCACAAACAGATACCATCAATTCAGTACTTCAACAAATTAACTCCAACCCTGCAGCCGGTGTATCGGGCTTCTATGATGCAAATGGTGGGAAGGTAGTCTTACAGACCACTTCCACAGGAACGGGAGCGACGATTCAAGTTTCCAACGATACGAGTGGGATTTTCTCGAACGTGTTTGGGCTAGCCCAAACAAACCCGCAGGCAACTCAGTCCCAATCTGCACAGCCGTTGACAATTGCTGCTAATTACACGTCGTCAGCGAATGGAGATATGCTGGCGGAAGCGGGGACCGTTGATATTAATGGTGCGAAGTTTTCATTCAACACGAGTGAATCGTTCACTCAGATTGCAAGTCTTATTACAGCACAGTCTGCGCAAACAGGTGTCTCTGCAACCTACGATTCAACAAATCATCAGTTGAATTTGATTGGTGCGACCACGGCAAGCCAGACGTTGAATTTCTCTAGCATGCCCACTGCAGGAGATGTCCTGAATATTGATGGAACCAACTTTACCTTCTACGATAGTTCACAGGGAGGGCAACCTGCTTCAACTGGTTACTCGATTGATATTAGTAGTCAGGGTAGCGACTCTACGACTTCCGCAATTGCCGCCACTGTTGCTAGCGATATCAACAACGATGCTACACTAAGTGCAAATCTTTCTGCTACGGTGACGAGTGGAAATCAACTTGTTTTGAATGCCACGTCTACAGGAAGCACGGGTAATTTTACGACCAACTACACACCAAGCAATGCAACTGTTACTATTGGGAGCCAGACCTTGGGGACTGCTGGTTCGTCAGGCACTCCTACAACACAGACGGTCACATTTTCGAGCGTTCCAACTGCGGGCGACGAGATGACTGTTGCGGGGCAAACCATTGAGTTCTACAATAGTTCAACAGGTACGGCACCAACGGGGAATGGAATTACGGCCATTGATGTTAATAATCAGACGACGAGCGGCATAGCCACGGCTGTAGCGAATGCATTGTCTGGTGGTGCCACAGGTAGTGCGAACTCGAACGTGCTGACGATCACGGCGACGAGCAACGGTCCTCAATCTTTGGACACGACATATTCTTTTGCAAATGCGCCGGTTACGGGAACAGGTGCGACAGATGTGCAAAATACGGAGTTATTTTCAGGGATCAGTGTAACTGACCCAGGCGCAAATTTGAGCGCAAGCACAAGTGCCCAATACAGTACTCAACTTGGAACGATCACTTCGACCGCTTTGCCCGCAAGCGTACAGCTTTCAAAGGACGCGTATTATTCAATCAATGGGTATTCGACGTCTAGCCAGTCGAACCAAGCCCAGTACAACAACATTACATTTAATCTCTTGGGCGTCACGGGTTCTAGTTCTTCGGCGACTGTAAGTGTGTCGACTAATACGAATGCCATCGTTACTGCGATCACAAACTTTGTACAGCAGTACAATGAAACACTCCAGTATATGCAGGGACAATACAATACACAGCGAAACTATGACTATGCGCCTCTGACTCAAGCACAGGCGTCACAAATGACGGATACTCAAGTCACTCAATGGAATCAACAAGCGCAAGCCGGCATGTTGCAGAATGATCAACTTGTGGGCAGTGTCATGAGTAATCTAAAAAACGTAATCAGTTCCATTGTGCCAGGGCAGCCGACGGTCACCGTCAATGGACAGCAAACCACCTTAGACTCTTTATCATCTATTGGTATTTCGCCAATTGATGTGATGAATGGAGTAAGCAGCGGTGCTACTGCGCCAGGAGTGACAACATCAGGCTACAACACATATGGCCTTCTCCAAATTAATACTGCCCAGCTACAAGCTGCAGTTGCGGCTGACCCCAGTGCAGTAATGAATTTGTTTACAAACACGGGGACAGGTATCGCAAAGCAACTATACTCGACGACGAGTAGTAGTATCACGCAGATTCAACAGCAAGCGGGTACTGGTGATACGTACGACCCAACCAGTGCTGCAGCACTTGCGTCGTCAACGACAGGGTCGTCGGGAACGTCTTCGACATCGTCGCTACTAAATTACACGTTAATCGATCCAACTGCGAATTTAACCACATTGTTCAGTTTGGATTCCATGAACACAAGCTCACTTGGGACGCAAATATCCACGATGGATTCCCAGGCAACCGCCTTGAATACGCAGCTTCAGGCGCTTCAGCAACGGTATCAGACCGAATACGCAAATATGGAAACAGCGATTGAGAATGTCAATTCCCAGTCGTCCTACATCGTATCAATGATGGGTGGATCAAGCAGCAGTTGA
- the fliS gene encoding flagellar export chaperone FliS produces MSYASRASMAYKSTAVQTSGEKLVVMLYDGWLSALNIAKNAIDQEDHVTAHKQLMKAQNIVNELNNTLDMKYEISTNLRQLYEFFGRQLLQANVEKNAQIIEEQIPIVKGLRDAWEQAMKQLGGPMA; encoded by the coding sequence GTGAGTTATGCAAGTCGTGCGTCTATGGCTTACAAGTCAACGGCTGTTCAGACAAGCGGGGAGAAATTAGTAGTAATGTTGTACGATGGCTGGCTCTCTGCATTGAACATTGCTAAGAATGCTATTGACCAGGAAGATCACGTCACGGCGCACAAGCAACTAATGAAGGCGCAAAACATTGTAAATGAGCTGAACAACACGCTAGATATGAAGTACGAAATCTCGACAAATTTACGGCAGTTATACGAGTTCTTTGGTCGTCAGCTATTACAAGCCAATGTGGAGAAAAATGCACAGATTATAGAAGAGCAGATTCCGATTGTGAAAGGTCTGCGCGATGCCTGGGAACAAGCCATGAAACAACTTGGTGGCCCGATGGCCTGA
- a CDS encoding flagellar protein FlaG: MTVQSLSSSYSNIVGQNSSPSSTSDQQKSTDQVTNNGSENSLGDQTSKLQKTLDDWKQRSIQPNLSVEFDKDTPSNQIWMNLVDNTTGQVIYKFPPEAMRMLAEHKQANGLVTDIRT; encoded by the coding sequence ATGACGGTTCAGTCTTTATCCAGCAGTTATTCGAATATAGTGGGACAAAATTCTTCGCCCTCCTCAACCAGCGACCAGCAGAAGAGTACTGACCAAGTCACTAACAACGGAAGCGAGAATTCTTTGGGCGATCAGACATCAAAACTTCAGAAGACGCTGGACGATTGGAAGCAAAGGTCAATCCAACCTAATCTGAGTGTGGAATTTGACAAGGATACGCCATCAAATCAAATTTGGATGAATCTCGTAGATAACACGACCGGTCAAGTGATTTACAAATTCCCACCTGAAGCCATGCGCATGCTCGCAGAACATAAGCAGGCGAATGGGCTTGTAACAGATATACGTACATAA
- the raiA gene encoding ribosome-associated translation inhibitor RaiA, with product MKIQVHGDNISVTSALQDYVDKKIGRLTRHFEGEADKDIHVTMGVEGTYHRVEMTVHVHGVIFRAEEKSQDMYASIDLVTDKLEHQVQRYKEKINRRFRDKGLRTRIRQTAVNSGFQDTSYDEFEPQLVRVKRFPIKPMGVEEATMQMDLLGHDFYVFTNADTEEVNVVYRRRNGDYGLIEPQS from the coding sequence ATGAAAATTCAAGTTCATGGCGACAACATTTCTGTCACCTCTGCGCTCCAGGATTATGTGGACAAGAAGATCGGCCGGCTGACGCGCCACTTTGAGGGCGAAGCCGATAAGGATATCCACGTGACGATGGGTGTCGAGGGAACGTACCACCGCGTTGAAATGACAGTCCACGTGCATGGTGTGATTTTCCGAGCGGAAGAGAAGTCACAAGACATGTATGCCTCCATTGATTTGGTTACGGATAAGCTTGAGCACCAAGTTCAGCGCTACAAGGAGAAAATCAACCGCCGCTTCCGCGACAAAGGTCTCCGGACGCGGATTCGTCAGACCGCTGTAAATAGCGGGTTTCAAGATACGAGTTACGATGAGTTCGAACCGCAATTGGTTCGAGTTAAGCGTTTTCCTATAAAACCGATGGGCGTCGAAGAGGCGACCATGCAGATGGATCTCCTCGGACACGATTTTTACGTTTTCACGAATGCGGACACGGAAGAAGTCAACGTCGTGTATCGCCGCAGGAATGGCGACTATGGGTTAATAGAGCCCCAGAGTTAA